The DNA region TCACAACATCTCGCACTCGCACCGCCGGACGAAGCGCCGCTTCGACCCGAACGTGCAGAAGAAGACGTACTACGTGCCGTCGCTGCGTCGCAACGTGACGCTCAACGTCAGCGCTAAGGGCATCAAGGTCATCGACGCACGGGGCATCGAGTCCGTCGTCAAGGACGTCCTCGCCCGTGGGGAGAAGATCTGATGGCGAAAAAGGGTCAGGACATCCGTCCGATCATCAAGCTCCGCTCGACGGCGGGCACCGGGTTCACGTA from Curtobacterium sp. MCJR17_020 includes:
- the rpmB gene encoding 50S ribosomal protein L28 — protein: MAAVCQVTGAVPGFGHNISHSHRRTKRRFDPNVQKKTYYVPSLRRNVTLNVSAKGIKVIDARGIESVVKDVLARGEKI